A stretch of the Mesorhizobium sp. Pch-S genome encodes the following:
- a CDS encoding PhoX family phosphatase, producing the protein MSDHEDIRFRTSLLEENEGPAINPTDNRTMGEIIAARFSRRGFLKGSLAVSAIAVTVSPLALMSADEARAAEGGSAFTFDEVEAGIDDKHHVAAGYDADVLLRWGDPLFADAPDFDPARQTAAAQARQFGYNNDFVGYIPLEGSPEHGLLVVNHEYTNPHLMFPGIVKVVEKDGKKALELAPLSKDQVDIEMAAHGGTIVEIRKEGGKWQVVRDGKLNRRVTVNTEMALSGPVAGHDRVKTNADPSGAKVFGTVNNCAGGVTPWGTYVMAEENIHGYFSGALPEGHKETENYKRLGIPEGSYEWGAHYDRFDLAKEPNEANRFGWIVEVDVADPNSTPKKRTALGRFKHEGAESIVARDGRVVFYLGDDERFDYVYKFVTAGKFDPANPAANKDLLDEGTLHVARFAEDGGVEWLPIVFGQGPLTAENGFASQADVLIETRRAADLLGATKMDRPEDIQPNGVNGKVYVMLTNNTKRKDDQVDAANPRAKNAFGHMIEIAEDGGDFAATKGKWEVLLKCGDPSVADVGASFSTATTANGWFGMPDNCAVDSAGRLWVATDGNNAKETGRTDGLWAVDTEGPARATSKLFFRVPVGAEMCGPQFAPDDKTAFVAVQHPGDGGTDWEPFGRPSYYEDLSTRWPDFKPDMPVRPAVVAITKQDGGKIGV; encoded by the coding sequence ATGTCGGACCACGAAGACATCCGCTTCCGCACCAGCCTGCTTGAAGAAAACGAAGGTCCGGCGATCAACCCGACCGACAACCGCACCATGGGTGAGATCATCGCCGCGCGTTTTTCGCGCCGTGGCTTTCTCAAAGGCTCGCTTGCGGTTTCCGCCATCGCCGTCACCGTCAGCCCGCTTGCCCTGATGAGCGCCGACGAGGCGCGCGCGGCCGAGGGCGGTTCGGCTTTCACCTTCGACGAAGTCGAGGCCGGCATTGACGACAAGCACCATGTCGCCGCCGGTTACGATGCCGACGTGCTGCTGCGCTGGGGTGATCCGCTGTTCGCCGACGCGCCGGACTTCGATCCGGCCAGGCAGACCGCTGCGGCGCAGGCCAGGCAGTTTGGCTACAACAACGATTTCGTCGGTTACATCCCGCTGGAAGGTTCGCCCGAGCACGGGCTTCTGGTGGTCAACCATGAATACACCAACCCGCATCTGATGTTCCCCGGCATCGTCAAGGTGGTGGAGAAGGACGGCAAGAAGGCGCTCGAGCTTGCCCCGCTCAGCAAGGACCAGGTCGATATCGAAATGGCGGCCCATGGCGGCACCATCGTCGAGATCCGCAAGGAAGGCGGCAAGTGGCAGGTGGTGCGCGACGGCAAGCTGAACCGCCGTGTCACCGTCAACACCGAAATGGCGCTCTCCGGACCCGTCGCCGGCCATGATCGTGTCAAGACCAATGCCGATCCATCCGGAGCCAAGGTATTCGGCACCGTGAACAACTGCGCCGGCGGTGTGACCCCCTGGGGAACCTATGTGATGGCCGAGGAGAACATCCACGGCTACTTCTCCGGTGCTCTGCCCGAGGGCCACAAGGAAACGGAGAACTACAAGCGCCTCGGCATTCCCGAAGGCTCCTATGAATGGGGCGCCCACTACGATCGTTTCGACCTTGCCAAGGAACCCAACGAGGCGAACCGCTTCGGCTGGATCGTGGAGGTCGACGTCGCCGATCCGAACTCGACGCCGAAGAAGCGCACCGCGCTTGGCCGTTTCAAGCACGAGGGCGCGGAATCGATCGTGGCCAGGGATGGCCGCGTCGTCTTCTATCTCGGCGACGACGAGCGTTTCGACTATGTCTACAAATTCGTCACCGCGGGCAAGTTTGATCCGGCCAATCCGGCAGCCAACAAGGATCTGCTCGACGAAGGCACGCTTCATGTCGCCAGGTTTGCCGAAGACGGCGGCGTCGAGTGGCTGCCCATCGTTTTCGGCCAGGGTCCGCTGACGGCCGAGAACGGCTTCGCCAGCCAGGCCGATGTGCTGATCGAGACGCGTCGCGCCGCCGACCTGCTCGGCGCCACCAAGATGGATCGTCCCGAGGACATCCAGCCCAATGGCGTCAACGGCAAGGTCTACGTGATGTTGACCAACAACACCAAGCGCAAGGACGACCAGGTCGACGCTGCCAACCCGCGCGCCAAGAACGCCTTTGGCCATATGATCGAGATCGCCGAAGATGGTGGCGACTTCGCCGCCACCAAGGGCAAATGGGAAGTCCTTCTGAAATGCGGCGATCCGTCGGTTGCCGATGTCGGTGCATCGTTCTCCACCGCGACCACGGCCAATGGCTGGTTCGGCATGCCGGACAATTGCGCGGTCGATTCCGCCGGCCGGCTCTGGGTGGCCACCGATGGCAACAACGCCAAGGAAACCGGGCGCACCGACGGCCTGTGGGCGGTCGACACGGAAGGACCGGCGCGCGCCACCTCCAAGCTATTCTTCCGTGTGCCGGTGGGTGCGGAAATGTGCGGTCCGCAATTTGCTCCGGACGACAAGACCGCCTTCGTCGCCGTGCAGCATCCGGGTGACGGC
- a CDS encoding alpha/beta hydrolase yields MSTSAGRVAAGTAGTGPDLVLAHGWPWSSFSWHRIIPTLSRHHRVHWYDMPGYGQSEKDAARRTSLDVQGQVFAEMLAHWRLERPLVLAHDFGGATTLRAHLLHGCDFERYVLMNVVAMRPWGSEFFDHVGRHVDAFLGLPPHIHRAVVEAYIKGAIVNGIEAADFERLVEPWLGDEGRQSFYGQFAQADERYTAEVEPLFAGIRCPVAILWGEDDPWIPVERGRALHRLIPGSSFETLPGVGHLPQLEAPDSVLARLSAFLPGKS; encoded by the coding sequence GTGTCGACCTCCGCGGGGCGTGTGGCTGCCGGCACGGCAGGCACCGGTCCGGACCTCGTGCTGGCGCATGGCTGGCCGTGGTCGTCCTTCTCATGGCACCGGATCATCCCGACCCTGTCGAGGCACCATCGTGTCCACTGGTATGACATGCCAGGCTACGGGCAATCGGAAAAAGACGCGGCACGGCGCACATCGCTCGACGTCCAGGGGCAGGTGTTCGCCGAGATGCTGGCGCATTGGCGTCTCGAGCGCCCTCTCGTCCTCGCCCATGATTTTGGCGGGGCGACCACGCTGCGCGCCCATCTCCTGCATGGCTGCGACTTCGAACGCTATGTGCTGATGAATGTCGTCGCCATGCGGCCGTGGGGGTCCGAATTCTTCGATCATGTCGGTCGCCACGTTGACGCATTCCTCGGCCTGCCGCCGCACATCCACCGCGCGGTCGTGGAAGCCTACATCAAGGGCGCGATCGTCAACGGCATCGAAGCCGCGGATTTCGAGAGGCTGGTCGAGCCGTGGCTGGGCGACGAGGGACGCCAGAGCTTCTATGGGCAGTTCGCGCAGGCCGATGAGCGCTACACGGCTGAGGTCGAACCTCTCTTTGCTGGAATCCGCTGTCCCGTCGCCATCCTTTGGGGCGAGGATGATCCCTGGATTCCGGTGGAGCGTGGCAGGGCGCTGCATCGCCTCATTCCAGGGTCGTCATTCGAAACGTTGCCCGGCGTCGGCCATCTGCCGCAACTGGAAGCGCCCGACAGTGTGCTCGCCCGGTTGTCCGCATTTTTGCCGGGCAAGAGCTGA
- a CDS encoding phosphatase PAP2 family protein, which translates to MRKTLSTFYDRVEFPVLLAGIIVAGGLWGFVELMEVARDAAPHSFDTQILLAFREAGDPSNPIGSPRFEGAVRDITALGSAVVLTLITAATIIYFLLIRRWTTALFVLAAVGGGQILSALLKFGIDRPRPDLVSKLAVETSLSFPSGHAMLSAVTYLTLGTLAARFLPGHVTKIYVFVLAVLLTLMVGVSRLYLGVHWPSDVLAGWCAGFAWAMLCWLAARFMPRGKNGEGELS; encoded by the coding sequence ATGCGAAAGACACTTTCAACATTCTATGACCGGGTCGAATTTCCGGTGCTTCTGGCGGGCATCATCGTGGCCGGCGGGCTATGGGGCTTCGTCGAACTGATGGAGGTCGCGCGCGACGCGGCTCCTCACAGCTTCGACACACAGATCCTGCTCGCCTTCCGGGAAGCCGGTGATCCCAGCAATCCGATCGGCTCGCCGCGCTTCGAAGGGGCAGTACGCGACATCACCGCGCTCGGAAGTGCTGTCGTGCTGACCTTGATCACCGCCGCGACCATCATCTATTTCCTGCTCATCCGGCGCTGGACGACGGCGCTGTTCGTGCTGGCGGCGGTCGGCGGTGGCCAGATCCTGTCGGCCCTGCTGAAATTCGGCATCGACCGGCCTCGCCCGGATCTGGTGTCGAAGCTTGCGGTGGAAACCTCCCTCTCCTTCCCCTCCGGGCATGCCATGCTGTCGGCCGTGACCTATCTGACGCTCGGCACGCTCGCGGCACGCTTCCTGCCCGGGCATGTCACCAAGATCTACGTCTTTGTGCTCGCCGTGCTGTTGACATTGATGGTCGGCGTGTCGCGCCTGTACCTCGGGGTGCACTGGCCATCGGATGTGCTGGCGGGGTGGTGTGCGGGCTTTGCCTGGGCCATGCTGTGCTGGCTGGCGGCACGCTTCATGCCACGCGGCAAAAACGGCGAAGGCGAATTGAGTTAA
- a CDS encoding helix-turn-helix transcriptional regulator: MITAAQMRAARALAGIDQKTLAERAGVSLPTIQRMEASDGVVRGVVDTLMKVIQALDEAGVELIGDNQASDRGGRGVRLKNSV, translated from the coding sequence GTGATTACCGCTGCACAGATGCGTGCGGCGCGGGCACTGGCCGGCATCGACCAGAAGACGCTCGCCGAACGCGCCGGCGTTTCACTGCCGACCATCCAGCGGATGGAGGCCAGCGACGGCGTGGTACGGGGCGTGGTCGACACGCTGATGAAGGTCATCCAGGCACTTGACGAAGCCGGGGTGGAATTGATCGGCGACAACCAGGCCAGCGATCGCGGCGGCAGGGGCGTGCGGCTGAAGAACTCCGTATAG
- a CDS encoding SulP family inorganic anion transporter: MDQLRQRQLRKAGPTFSELFTPKLVTVLREGYRLPQLRADAVAGLTVAIVALPLSMAIAIASGVTPERGLFTAIVGGFIVSALGGSRFQIGGPAGAFIVLVASTADRQGLDGLLLATMMAGMFLLAIGYLRLGTYIKYIPYPVTVGFTAGIAVIIFSGQIVELLGLKLPGKEPGPFVPKLMALWQAGSTLNPAAAGIALLSIITVVALKKWRPHWPGMLVAVALASLVVALSGLPVDTIGSRFGGIPRSLPLPALPPMSLDKALAVLPDAIAFALLGAIESLLSAVVADGMTGRRHRSNCELVAQGFANIGSALFGGICVTGTIARTATNVRAGAHGPISGMLHAAFLLVFMLVAAPLASFIPLAALAGVLAVVCWNMVEKPAIAALLRSSRADALVLAATFLIVVFRDLTEGIIVGFALGSVLFIDRMAKAVAIAENEPPLIADDVADTTNGDRRAYDAIEASDPDTVVYRISGAFFFGAASTVAAVLDRIADQRRSFILDCSQVPLFDSTAANVIESTAHKARKAGVRFIIAGASPQTRRMLITHGVKRPLVTFAASVKEAKAQLKADAGVLLHPKT, from the coding sequence ATGGATCAGCTCCGCCAGCGGCAGCTTCGCAAGGCCGGGCCGACATTCTCCGAGCTGTTCACGCCGAAGCTGGTGACAGTGCTGCGCGAGGGCTACCGTCTGCCGCAGCTGCGTGCCGATGCCGTGGCGGGCCTGACCGTTGCCATCGTGGCGCTGCCGCTTTCCATGGCCATTGCGATTGCCTCCGGCGTGACGCCAGAGCGTGGACTGTTCACGGCGATCGTCGGCGGTTTCATCGTTTCGGCGCTCGGCGGCAGCCGCTTCCAGATCGGCGGGCCGGCCGGCGCCTTCATCGTGCTGGTGGCTTCCACCGCCGACCGCCAAGGCCTGGACGGGCTGCTTCTCGCCACGATGATGGCCGGCATGTTCCTGCTCGCCATCGGCTATCTGCGGCTCGGCACCTACATCAAATACATCCCCTATCCGGTGACGGTCGGTTTCACCGCCGGCATCGCCGTCATCATCTTTTCCGGCCAGATCGTCGAGCTGCTGGGGCTGAAGCTGCCAGGCAAGGAGCCAGGCCCTTTCGTGCCGAAGCTGATGGCACTGTGGCAGGCGGGCAGCACGCTGAACCCGGCTGCCGCAGGCATCGCCCTGCTTTCCATCATCACCGTGGTGGCGCTGAAGAAATGGCGACCGCACTGGCCCGGCATGCTGGTGGCCGTGGCGCTGGCATCCCTGGTGGTGGCGCTGTCCGGGCTGCCTGTCGACACGATCGGGTCGCGTTTTGGCGGTATCCCGCGCAGCCTGCCCTTGCCCGCGCTGCCGCCGATGAGCCTGGACAAGGCGCTTGCTGTGTTGCCTGACGCCATCGCCTTCGCCTTGCTGGGTGCGATCGAATCCCTGCTTTCGGCGGTGGTGGCAGACGGCATGACCGGACGCCGTCATCGTTCGAACTGCGAACTGGTGGCGCAAGGTTTCGCCAATATCGGCTCGGCGCTGTTCGGCGGCATCTGTGTTACCGGGACGATTGCGCGCACCGCCACCAATGTGCGCGCCGGCGCGCATGGACCGATCTCCGGCATGCTGCACGCGGCCTTCCTTCTCGTCTTCATGCTGGTGGCTGCTCCGCTGGCCAGCTTCATCCCGCTGGCCGCGCTTGCCGGCGTGCTTGCGGTCGTCTGCTGGAACATGGTCGAGAAGCCGGCGATCGCTGCCCTGCTGCGCTCGTCCAGGGCGGATGCTCTGGTGCTGGCGGCAACGTTCCTGATCGTCGTCTTCCGCGATCTCACCGAAGGCATCATCGTCGGCTTCGCATTGGGTTCGGTGCTGTTCATCGATCGGATGGCCAAGGCCGTGGCCATCGCTGAAAATGAACCACCACTGATTGCCGACGATGTCGCCGATACAACCAATGGCGATCGTCGTGCCTATGACGCCATCGAGGCCAGCGACCCTGACACCGTCGTGTATCGTATTTCCGGTGCCTTCTTCTTCGGCGCCGCCTCGACGGTGGCGGCCGTGCTCGATCGTATCGCCGACCAGCGCAGGAGTTTCATCCTCGACTGTTCGCAGGTGCCGCTGTTCGATTCCACCGCCGCCAATGTCATCGAAAGCACGGCACACAAGGCAAGGAAGGCCGGCGTGCGTTTCATCATTGCCGGCGCTTCGCCACAGACCCGGCGCATGCTGATTACCCATGGCGTCAAGCGTCCGCTGGTGACGTTTGCCGCCTCGGTGAAGGAAGCGAAAGCACAGTTGAAAGCAGATGCCGGAGTTCTGCTTCACCCGAAGACATAG
- a CDS encoding DUF6622 family protein — translation MSSDAATPSFLDIVTHTPLWVWPLILYALYAGWARTRDRIVSPTRLFALPVILVALDVFELARNGLSLQATVGLAGGIVAGLLAGLTAARHTPVRALDDGRLAVKGHWLPFAIVLAIVVVSYVRGVALGIDPSLATNTRFLLANAILAGFLPALMLARTFGSLPRGYVFG, via the coding sequence ATGTCTTCTGATGCCGCCACCCCCAGCTTTCTCGACATTGTCACCCACACGCCACTGTGGGTGTGGCCGCTGATCCTCTATGCGCTGTATGCCGGCTGGGCCCGCACCCGTGACCGCATCGTCTCGCCGACACGCCTGTTCGCGCTGCCGGTGATCCTCGTCGCTCTCGATGTCTTCGAACTGGCCCGCAATGGGCTCTCTTTGCAGGCGACCGTAGGGCTTGCCGGTGGCATCGTCGCTGGCTTACTGGCCGGCCTGACAGCAGCCCGCCACACACCAGTACGCGCTCTCGACGATGGCCGCCTGGCCGTGAAGGGGCACTGGCTGCCTTTTGCCATCGTGCTGGCCATCGTTGTCGTCAGCTATGTCCGAGGCGTCGCCCTGGGCATCGACCCGTCGCTGGCGACCAACACACGCTTCCTGCTCGCCAACGCCATACTCGCCGGTTTCCTGCCGGCTTTGATGCTGGCGCGGACCTTCGGCTCGCTGCCGCGTGGCTATGTCTTCGGGTGA
- a CDS encoding LytTR family DNA-binding domain-containing protein, which translates to MKAVGRRATSVALSAFSVGQHDGGAPSSRQTSFREGTIRYVKHGLLHSTLREMQALAFSPRFWRLILIATAVLGVTGPFGTYERLTLLPRLAYWLALALATFTAGYAAIRLVGEALFERRAVPSVVRALITGLAAGVPIALVVTAFDWAALSAPIPDTSSALTLFLNCALIAAALSLASVLIEGETSADTEPQTASMPTAPGNGFDIAMVQPPTRPPLLDRLPPPLRGRLTRLSMQDHYVEVHTDKGSTLVLMRMADAMRETEGEAGLQIHRSHWVALDAVAGIARQDGKLFLKLKNGTQLPVSRSFAGTVRDAGFR; encoded by the coding sequence TTGAAGGCTGTCGGGCGGCGCGCTACCAGTGTGGCGCTGTCCGCCTTCTCGGTTGGCCAGCACGATGGCGGGGCACCGTCGTCGCGGCAAACGTCGTTTCGGGAAGGGACGATCCGATACGTGAAGCACGGCCTTTTGCATTCCACGCTTCGCGAAATGCAGGCTCTCGCGTTTTCACCGCGCTTCTGGAGGCTGATCCTGATCGCCACCGCGGTGCTCGGAGTGACCGGGCCGTTCGGCACCTATGAGCGGCTGACATTGCTGCCGCGCCTCGCCTACTGGCTGGCGCTGGCGCTCGCCACTTTCACCGCAGGCTATGCCGCCATTCGCCTGGTCGGCGAGGCGTTGTTCGAGAGGCGAGCCGTGCCTTCGGTGGTGCGCGCGCTGATCACCGGACTGGCAGCGGGCGTGCCGATAGCGCTCGTGGTGACCGCGTTCGACTGGGCGGCGCTGTCTGCCCCTATACCGGACACATCATCTGCCCTCACGCTTTTCCTCAACTGCGCGCTGATCGCGGCGGCATTGTCACTTGCCTCGGTGCTGATCGAAGGCGAAACGAGTGCCGATACCGAACCGCAAACGGCATCGATGCCGACGGCCCCGGGTAACGGCTTCGACATCGCGATGGTCCAGCCTCCCACAAGGCCGCCGCTGCTGGACCGCCTGCCACCGCCTCTGCGCGGCAGGCTGACGAGGCTGTCGATGCAGGATCACTATGTCGAGGTTCATACAGACAAGGGTTCGACGCTGGTGCTGATGCGCATGGCAGACGCGATGCGCGAGACGGAAGGCGAAGCGGGCCTGCAGATCCACCGTTCTCACTGGGTAGCGCTAGACGCCGTGGCAGGGATTGCCCGCCAGGACGGCAAGCTTTTCCTCAAGCTGAAGAACGGCACGCAGTTGCCGGTCAGCCGCAGCTTTGCAGGGACGGTGCGCGACGCGGGTTTCAGATAG
- the sigJ gene encoding RNA polymerase sigma factor SigJ — MAENPRLTAYLGERHRLTRLAYRYLGSTSEAEDIVQDAWLRFARVDEPEDATKLLSRIVTNLCLDRLRSAQARRETYVGPWLPEPIVERAGSVEPDSNDAALDISFSVMRALERLSPLERAALFLHDLYDVPFEEIAETLKRTPAACRQMASRARRMIRQDQSRFPASNEDVVRFVAAFDTAMRAGDIEPLKALLAADVEYVADGGGKVLAATNVLTGSDAVAKFMLGVARKNPDPVHTTVAPAIINGAPGLLITIAGKVEQTMSFELDAGGAISGVYVVRNPDKLADVEV, encoded by the coding sequence ATGGCTGAAAACCCGCGGCTCACCGCCTATCTCGGCGAACGCCATCGACTGACCAGGCTTGCCTATCGCTACCTCGGCTCGACCAGCGAGGCCGAAGACATCGTCCAGGACGCCTGGCTGCGCTTCGCCCGGGTGGACGAGCCAGAGGATGCTACGAAACTGCTTTCGCGCATCGTCACGAACCTCTGCCTGGACCGGCTGCGTTCGGCGCAGGCCCGGCGCGAAACCTATGTCGGTCCCTGGCTGCCGGAACCGATCGTGGAGCGTGCAGGCTCGGTCGAACCCGACAGCAATGACGCGGCGCTCGATATCTCGTTTTCGGTGATGCGGGCGCTGGAGCGTCTCTCGCCGCTGGAGCGGGCGGCGCTCTTCCTGCATGATCTCTACGACGTGCCGTTCGAGGAGATCGCCGAGACGCTGAAGCGCACGCCAGCAGCCTGCCGGCAGATGGCATCCCGCGCCCGCAGGATGATCCGGCAGGATCAGAGCCGTTTCCCGGCCTCGAACGAGGATGTGGTGCGTTTTGTCGCCGCCTTCGACACGGCGATGCGTGCCGGCGACATCGAGCCGCTGAAAGCACTGCTGGCCGCCGATGTCGAATATGTCGCCGATGGTGGCGGCAAGGTCCTCGCGGCAACCAACGTGTTGACCGGCAGCGACGCCGTCGCGAAATTCATGCTCGGCGTGGCGCGCAAGAACCCGGACCCGGTGCACACAACCGTGGCGCCCGCCATCATCAACGGCGCGCCGGGGCTGCTCATCACGATCGCCGGCAAGGTCGAACAGACGATGAGCTTCGAACTCGATGCCGGTGGCGCGATCTCGGGCGTCTACGTGGTGCGCAACCCGGACAAGCTGGCGGATGTGGAGGTGTAG
- a CDS encoding CHAD domain-containing protein yields MSARLDANLPLANDAMRLLRQDVHLALDHLARAHAEPEEHLHKCRRRLKAVRALLRLVRPGDEAFFEAENARYRDVAASLAGPREATALIETIDRLAEAHPGHADLYASLRAALVERRAAAMSDISAFASVIDAATATCRQGLLRVGALSLPADPNASAAIVADGVRIGLERTKKALARARAHGGEEDFHDLRKSVKVHAAQFDLLGKLWSDKTRHKALDRLGGRLGELNDLAVLYALLEKDADALAVTAETRAAVEKDLKRESRRLRKECLSAATKLFDRDWKRRIAKLTDRLRLQFAAVPTTTLWAA; encoded by the coding sequence ATGAGCGCGCGGCTTGACGCAAATCTTCCCCTGGCGAACGACGCGATGCGCCTGCTGCGGCAGGATGTGCACCTGGCGCTGGATCATCTGGCCCGGGCGCACGCCGAACCGGAAGAACACCTTCACAAATGCCGCCGCCGGCTGAAAGCGGTGCGTGCCTTGTTGCGCCTCGTGCGACCGGGCGACGAGGCGTTCTTCGAGGCAGAGAATGCACGCTACCGGGATGTGGCGGCGAGCCTGGCCGGACCACGCGAGGCGACCGCGCTGATCGAAACCATCGACCGGCTCGCGGAGGCGCATCCAGGCCATGCCGATCTTTATGCGAGTTTGCGTGCCGCGCTGGTCGAACGCCGCGCGGCTGCCATGAGCGACATCTCGGCCTTCGCTTCAGTCATCGATGCGGCCACCGCCACCTGCCGTCAGGGGCTGCTGCGGGTCGGTGCGCTGTCCTTGCCGGCCGATCCAAACGCCTCGGCGGCCATCGTCGCCGATGGGGTGAGGATCGGGCTGGAACGTACGAAGAAGGCGCTCGCCAGGGCCCGGGCTCACGGCGGGGAAGAGGACTTCCACGACCTGCGCAAGTCCGTAAAAGTTCATGCAGCTCAGTTCGACCTGCTGGGCAAGCTTTGGTCGGACAAGACACGCCACAAGGCGCTGGACAGGCTTGGCGGCAGGCTTGGAGAGTTGAACGACCTCGCTGTCCTCTATGCACTGCTGGAAAAGGATGCGGACGCCCTGGCGGTTACCGCCGAGACGCGGGCAGCCGTCGAAAAAGACCTGAAACGGGAAAGCAGGCGGTTGCGCAAGGAATGCCTGTCGGCGGCGACAAAGCTGTTCGACAGGGACTGGAAGCGCAGAATCGCGAAACTGACCGACAGGTTGCGGCTGCAGTTCGCCGCGGTTCCGACCACGACGCTGTGGGCGGCCTGA
- a CDS encoding CYTH domain-containing protein, protein MAKEVERKFLIRDEGWRKAVERSVAITQFYLAISSERSIRMRISDGKAAKLTLKFGSDLRVRDEFEYSVPLAEAREMMAFAIGNIIRKTRHHVSHCGYVYEVDVFNDVLDGLVVAELETRDSVPDALLPNWLGREVTGELRFSNASLALNGFPELVP, encoded by the coding sequence ATGGCCAAGGAAGTCGAACGCAAGTTTCTGATAAGGGACGAGGGTTGGCGCAAGGCGGTGGAACGCAGCGTCGCGATCACCCAGTTTTATCTGGCCATTTCCTCGGAGCGATCGATCCGCATGCGCATCAGCGACGGCAAGGCCGCCAAGCTGACGCTGAAATTCGGATCCGACCTGAGGGTCCGCGACGAGTTCGAATATTCCGTGCCGCTCGCCGAGGCGCGTGAGATGATGGCCTTCGCCATCGGCAACATCATCCGCAAGACCCGCCATCATGTCAGCCATTGCGGCTATGTCTACGAAGTCGATGTCTTCAACGACGTGCTCGATGGGCTGGTGGTGGCCGAACTTGAAACCAGGGACAGCGTGCCGGACGCCTTGCTGCCCAATTGGCTCGGGCGGGAGGTGACTGGGGAATTGCGCTTTTCCAACGCGTCGCTGGCGCTCAACGGTTTTCCGGAACTGGTGCCATGA
- a CDS encoding MFS transporter produces the protein MSSNVSDAAGAVSRRASITGWQVILFATAVGVIVTNLFAPQTLVGLIGPAFGFGSGMGGLVAMATLLGYAAGLFFLVPLADLLENRTLVLRMLGGAVLAAIAAMLAPSAVVLMVILFVLGAACSAIQILVPIAASMVEPEWRGRVIGDVMSGLMIGILLARPAASLIADTFGWRAFYGTSATAMLLLGAVLALRLPRRQPAGDTGYPALVGSLWGLLRSEPELRRHSLTASLAMAAFSLFWTSVALRLAEPPFDLGQRGIALFALAGAGGAVVTPLFGRAGDRGWTRAGTILSHCLMIFAFGLSAWAGFARSGPWLLPLLLLGGSAVLLDIGVTGDQTLGRRVINLLQPEARGRLNGLFVGLFFLGGAAGSAMAGVAWAWGGWPTVCVIGVVIAMAALLVDCLFRAS, from the coding sequence ATGTCCAGCAACGTCAGCGACGCGGCCGGTGCTGTGTCGCGCCGCGCTTCGATCACCGGCTGGCAGGTAATCCTGTTCGCGACCGCTGTCGGCGTTATCGTGACGAACCTGTTCGCTCCACAGACACTTGTCGGCCTGATCGGCCCGGCCTTCGGTTTTGGCAGCGGGATGGGCGGACTCGTGGCGATGGCGACCTTGCTGGGCTATGCGGCGGGACTGTTCTTCCTGGTTCCCCTGGCTGACCTTTTGGAGAACCGCACGCTTGTGCTGCGTATGCTGGGCGGCGCCGTGCTGGCCGCGATCGCGGCCATGCTCGCACCCAGCGCCGTTGTGCTGATGGTCATTCTTTTTGTTCTCGGCGCGGCCTGCTCGGCGATCCAGATCCTGGTTCCCATCGCCGCATCCATGGTCGAGCCCGAGTGGCGCGGCCGCGTCATCGGCGATGTGATGAGCGGGCTGATGATCGGCATTCTCCTGGCGCGCCCCGCTGCCAGCCTGATTGCCGATACCTTTGGCTGGCGGGCCTTCTACGGCACCAGTGCCACGGCAATGCTGTTGCTCGGTGCCGTCCTGGCGCTGCGATTGCCGCGACGGCAACCGGCAGGCGACACCGGATATCCGGCGCTGGTTGGTTCGCTCTGGGGCCTGCTGCGTTCCGAACCCGAATTGCGGCGACATTCCCTGACGGCAAGCCTTGCCATGGCGGCGTTCAGCCTGTTCTGGACATCCGTGGCACTGCGGCTTGCCGAGCCGCCTTTCGATCTTGGTCAGCGCGGCATCGCCCTGTTTGCCCTTGCCGGTGCGGGCGGCGCGGTCGTGACGCCGCTGTTCGGGCGTGCCGGCGATCGTGGCTGGACGCGAGCGGGAACGATCCTCTCGCATTGTCTGATGATTTTCGCCTTTGGCCTTTCGGCCTGGGCTGGATTTGCGCGTTCCGGACCCTGGCTCCTGCCTCTGCTGTTGCTGGGAGGCAGCGCCGTCCTGCTCGACATCGGTGTGACCGGCGACCAGACGCTGGGCAGGCGCGTGATCAATCTTCTGCAGCCGGAGGCGCGGGGTCGCCTCAACGGCCTGTTTGTCGGGCTGTTCTTCCTCGGCGGCGCTGCCGGTTCGGCAATGGCGGGTGTTGCTTGGGCATGGGGTGGCTGGCCTACAGTCTGCGTCATCGGGGTCGTCATCGCCATGGCGGCGCTTCTGGTGGATTGCCTGTTCAGGGCATCGTGA